The Dehalococcoidia bacterium genome contains the following window.
GTTAGTTGTCAGGGCTGTCAACAGCATAGCATCGGCACACCACTAGGTCACTCGACGGACATGGTCAGCAAACAGGTGGAACGGCTTGGCGATCAAGCCTTGGTCAAGTCGAGATCGCACCCCAGTAGGACTGTACCACGGTCTGGACCGACTACTGCGTGTCACCTCACGCCACTGTTACACGCCGTCCTTCGTCGCTCGACTGCTGGATGGCGTCGATAAGTCGATGCAGGCCAACGGCGTGATCGAAGTCGGGGACGGCGGGGACTGCGCTGGCCGTGCCGTGGATCGACGCTGCGAACTGGCTGTAGAGCTGGCCGACGTTGTACGGCGATCCGTCGGGTATCTCAGGCGCGGGATACAGCTCCGTGGGAGGTGTCAGGTCCTCCAGGTCGTTGCTGCCTCCGCGGGCTCCCCTGATTCTCACGTCTTGCAGTTGAGGCGAGTCCGGCGAGTCCGCCACCAGCGTCCCCTCCTCGCCGTAGACCTCCATCAGGTAGCCGCTGCCGGCCCACGCGGTGTTGCCGACCTGCACCGACGCCACGGCGCCGCTCTGTAGGTTGCCGCTGACCAGGATGTTGTCCGGCGACGTCACCGGCAGGTCCTTACCGGTGTCGGTCTCGTGCCAGGTGGTGGCCTGTGTGCTGACGACGGCGGCCACGTCTGCGAACTCGCCGACCACGCTGCACATCGCGTCGATGGTGTGTCCGCAGGCGATGGTCAGCGTATTCGCACCAAGCTCGACGTCACGCTGCCACGTCCGTCCCGAGACCCGCGACAGCACGCCCTCGCGCATCAGCCGCACGTGACAGGTCATCACCCGTCCCACGAACCCGTCGGCGACGAGGTTGCGCAGGTGGATGATGGCGGGATTTGCCCTCGCCTGCACACCGACCGCTGTCCTGACGCCCTGCTGACGGGCGAACTCGGCCATCTCGATGGCCTCTGCGGTGGTGCGACCCAGCGGCCACTCGGTGAAGGTGTGCTTGCCTGCACGCAGCGACGCCATGGTCGGCTCGTAGTGCGATGGCACCCGCAGCGAGATCGTGGCGGCATCGATGTCGGCGTCGGCCAGCATCTTGTTGTAGTCGTCCCACGCGCTCCCCGCGTTGAACGCCGCCTTCGCCTCGTCCGCCGACTCCCGTCGAGTGGTGCAGACGGCTGCCAGTTCAAACTGGGAGTGGGCCTCCAGCGCGGGCAGGTGCGCCCTCGGCGACCACCCCTGGTGAATGTTTGCTCCGATAAGTCCAAGTCGAATCGGCTGTTGCGAAGTCATGATCAACCTCCTGGTTCGTGTCGAGATAGTGCGGTCATCGTACCGGAGTCTTTCACAGTACTGGAACCAACTACGGCAGGCAGCCGAGAGGCTCCCTAGAACCCCGGCATATTCGGCCTCTCACCCAGCAGCAGCGCTCCGCCGTCGGCCAGGGTCGCAGGCCGCATGGCGACGTGTGCGGCGACGGTGTGCACGTCGCGGAACAGCCGCTCCACAGGCGACGAGACGTATATGGACTCAGTGCCCCCGGCGCGGTACACCCGGTCCACCGCGTCGACTGAGGCGGTGCCTGCATTGGTACAGGCCAGGCGAAAGCGGGCTCGCAGCTCCGAACTCAGCGGTTCGCCGGTGGTGATCTTCGCCCACACCTGGGCCAGAGTGTCATGCAGGTAGGCCCGCGCGCTGCCCACGAGGGCTTCTGCGGCCCCCAGGTCGCCCTGCTTGTCGAAGTTGGTTGACGCTGGACGACTGCTTGGCAGTTCCTGCTTCCCCCCAAGGATTTCGATCAGGCTGTCGACCGCACCTCGCGCTCCGCCCAACGCAACAGACGCCATCGCGCCGACCACCATTGCGCTGTAGGTGTAGTGACGGTTCGGACGAAGGTTCGGCGCTCGCAGCGGGTGCTGGGACACCATCCGGTCGGGAACGAAGACGTCGTCCATCGTGTAATCGTGGCTGCCGGTACCCCGCAGGCCCGTCGAGTGCCAGGTATCGAGGATGTGGCAGTCACCAATCGGCGTGTAGAACACCCGCCAGCCGGGGACGTCGCCGTCCATGATCGGCCCCTGCTCGTCGTGGAGCCAGCCGCCACTGGCCATCCAGTCAGCCTGGTGGCAGCCGCTGCCCATGGGCCACTGACCTGATACTCGCCAGCCGCCGTCGACCCTCAGCGCCTGCCCATGGGGCACCAGGTTGCCGACCACGTTTATTGGCACGCCAGGTGTGAAGATTTCCGTGACTGCCTCATCCGGCAGTACCCTGGCAGTCCAGAAGTTCGTGGAGGCGACGATCATCACCACCCAACCCACGGAGGGGCTGACCGTGGACAGCGTCTCCACCACCTGCGCCGCGGTGAGCGGATCGGCCTCCAGGCCGCCCAGCTCCCGGCCCAGCAACATGCGGAAGAACCCCGCATCGGCCAGCCTGGTCACCAGGCGGTCTGGCAGTTGGCGCGCATCGTCGATCTCATCGACCATGCCCCGGATTTCGGGGAGCAGGGAGTGAGCCGAGCCGATAAGGTCCTCGCCCAGGATGCCATCCGCCCCGTCAGTTGCGTTATCGCGAGTGTCGCTCATTGATAGTCCTGCTTCCGGTATTTACGCGTCCAGGATCCTCTCCAGCCGGACCTGGTTGATCACCAGGAGGCTCCGATAGGCAGCACGCGCCTCGGAGAGGATTCGCTGCGGATCATGCTGGTACTCAGCCCACACTTTCCGGGTCACCTCGGCTACCCTCCCGAGTCCCGCTTCCGGTACGGACGGATCGAGCGCGTCGAAGTTGCCCTTACGCATCCAGATGGACGCCTCAGAACGCCCGGTGGCTTCTGCAAGCTCTGTTATAGCAGGATCAGACTGGCTTATACTCCTGTTCCGGAGGTAGAGCACAGCCAGATCTTCTTCTCGTGTCCGCTGCCTTCCCGTCATCAGACCATTCCTGAACTCTTCGAACCACGGCCCCTCAGCATTGACTCGAGCGTCTCCGATGCTTGGGACAGTTCAACCCACGTATACAGATGTCGTGTTCATGTTACCGTACTGTCTTGAGCGTGGGGGTGATTGCGGGAGGGACCCTGGAGAAGAGAGATCGACGTGATCGATGAAAGATAGCCAGCCGGGTTTCTACTACGGCTGGGTGATTGTGGCCGTGATGGCCGTGTCCAGGGCTGTGACGATGGGCATGGGGTCACTCAACTTCGGCCTGTTCATCAAGCCCATGGGAGACCAGTTGGGAATTGGGCGCGCCGACTTCGGCTGGGCACAGACTGCCCGTCAGGCATCGAGCTCCGTCACCAGCCCAGTCGTCGGCTGGCTGCTCGACAGGTACGGCGCCCGCATCATGCTGTCCGTTGCGGTGACCCTGACCGGCGTATCCATGATCGGGCTCGCATACATAAGTCATGCCTGGCAGCTCATCGCCCTGTTCGCCATCATGGGACTCGTCGGACTGAGCGGCCCGGGGGCGCTGGTCACGTCCGTGCCGGTGCTGAAGTGGTTTGTGGTCGACCGGGGCAAGGCCGTCGCCTTCATGTCTCTGGGAGTCCCCTTCGGGGCGCTGATCTTCATCCCACTCACCCAGTTCGTCATAAACGTCGCCGGTTGGGAGATGTCCTGGATAGTCCTGGCCGTTATCGGGATAGGTGTGGTCGTTCCGCTCACTGGCATATTCGTCCGGAGGCAGCCCGAGGATATTGGACTCCTGCCCGACGGAGCTGTAGCACGGGACTCGGAGGAAGGAGACTCCGGCGCGCCAGGTGCGGCTTCCGATGAGGTCTCCTGGACCGTGTCCGAGGCGATACGAAGCACAACGCTGTGGAGGCTGGTCATCGTGTTCAGCGCGGTGTCACTCGCCACCAGCACCGTCGGCCTTCACAGAATCCCCTCCTTCATGGACAAGGGGCTCGACCCCACGCTGATCTCCTTCGCCACCGCGTTCGACGCCGTGTGCGCGGGCGTGTCGACCTTCTCCTTCGGGATGCTGGTCAGGTACATTCCCGCGCGATATCTCGGAGCGACCGGCTTCATGTTGCTCGCCACGGCGAGCGTGCTGACCATCTATGCCAACAACATCCTGATCGTGTTCGTATCGATGGCGGTATTCGGACTGGGAATCGGCGGCATGATGTTCCTGCAGAACTTCATCTGGGCCGACTACTTCGGTCGCGACAGCGTTGGAAGCATCCGCGGACTCGTGAACCCGATCAACCTCGTGGTCGGCGGACTTGGAGCGCCCATAGCCGGCTACATCCACGACTTCACAGGCACGTACGATCCCGCGTGGTGGGTGGGTGTCGCCCTAATGGTCTTCGCCGCCATTCTGACCATCGTCACACCAGCGCCAACAAAGCCAGTCGCCAGCGAGGGGGAACGAGTCTCGCCGGTGCCTTGAGGCTAAGGACGGGGGTTGCGAAAACCGGGGATTAGCGTGGCTGGGATCAGTGAGCCCCACATCACATGAGCGGGACTCCCGTCGTTAGAGGCTCACATGGCGCCGTCATGGGCTTATGCGACCGCCTCAGTCTGAACGAGATGTGCAGGCTTGCAGACAGGGACATCGGCAACCTCACCCGCTGGTGAATATCTCGTTGGCAAGGTCCATTGCGCCCCGGGCGAACGGTATGCCGGCGTAGAGCGTCATGTGGCCGAACACCTCGATGATCTGGTCCTGCGTGAACCCGATGTTCAGCGCGGCCCTGATGTGGCTCCGCAGCGGCCCCTCGCGTCCCAGCGCGGCCAGGCACGCCATGGTGCAGATGCAGCGGCTGGCGAGATCGAGCCCCGGTCGAGTCCAGGTCGCGCCCCAGTAGTACTCTCCGGTGATTTGACCCAGCTCCCTCTCAGCCTGTGTCGGCTGGTTCGCGCGTGTCGGCGAAGTGGTGCCCATGTAGCGCTGCCGTAGCTCCTCGCCGCGCTGGAACAGGCTGTCGGGGTCTTCGTCGGTGTCGTGGACACGCGACGGCGTGAAGTCTATCCCCCGCTCCTCGAAGACCTCCTTGCAGATCGTCAGCGCCTGGATGCCCGCCGGCGCTGCGCCGTACCAGGTGTCGTGAATGATCAGCTCCACGAGCTGCTCGGGGGTCAGTCCGACGTTCAGGGCGTTGCCCAGGTGCCGCTTGAGCTGCACCTCGCGGTTCATGACGATGAGGCACGACAGCGTGATCATCTCCCGCTGTACCGGCGTCAACGCGGGCCGCCTCCAGATGTCGCCGAACAGCGCCTCGCCGAGAATTCTCTCCAGGTCCGGCGCAAGCTCCCACGCTGCCGGCGCCGACCCGCCGGAGATCTGTCCGCCGCCGAACATCCGCCGTGTCTCCTGTCCTCGTTCGTAGCGGTCGTCCAGTTCACTCATAGCGCGCCTCCGTGGTGTGTGTAGTCGGGATTCCAGTCGCCGACAGTGTACGGGGGCGTCAGGGTGGGGGCAATTGTTCCAGAAGACACCGGCTAGCACTCTCGGTTGACGGTCAATAGTCATAAAGTCGGATTGATTGCCATTAGTTTTATACTAGCCTTTTGTTTATGGCCATGGTTAGTGATATTCAGGGTTATCGGTGGTGTTCGCACGGTTGTAGACCGACCAGTCGGCCGGACTGCCAGGAGCTGTAAAGCTTCTTCTGAACACTCCGAGTGAAGGCAGGCATGAAGTGGAAATCAGCTGGACACCAAGGCCGGAGGACAGTCTGGTAAGGGTACCGAGGCAGAGCAGTCTGGAGAAGCTCAGGTTCTCTGCTGATAGCGTGCGCAAGACGCGCAGGGGCATGTCGCCTGCCCTGATAGTCATCTACGTCTTCGTCAGTCTGGCCCTGCTCGGCACCCTGACCCTGGCGCTTCCGTTCACTCACACCTCGGGCGGCAGAGCGCGCCACCTGTTTGTCTCAGCTTTCACCGCGACCACTGCCATAACGGAGACCGGCCTGGCAGTGGAGGACACCACGACCTACTGGACCACCAGCGGCCAGATCGTGCTGGCGGGGATCATCTTTGTGGGTGGCCTGGGTTTCATGACCCTGGCCACTTTCGCGCTTGTTCTCCTTGGTCAGCGCATCTCACTCTCTCAAAGATTGCTGATCAGGGAGAGCTATGGTGGAGAGAACGTCGGCTTGGGCCGGGGTTGCCTCGTTCGCAGTCGCCCCACAGGTGCTGGCCTTCGTCGTACTGGTCCTCAGGCTGTGCTGGGTGGACGACCTGACTCCGCATACCGCGGTCGAATCCCTCTTCAGGGCCGTCTCCGCCTTCAATAACGCCCGGGTTTTCCATTGCCCCACATGGAGGGCGTTTCAGCTCGGACTGGACCGTAATCGGCGTAACCACTCTGATGGTCTTTCTCGGCGGGATTGGCTTCCTGGTGCTGTCGGACATAGTCTCCCGTCGCAGGTTCGGACGCTTCAGTCTGACGACCAAGCTGGTCGTCGCGGCCACCGCCCTGGTCCTGCCCATCAGCATCGGCACGTTTCTTGTGCTTGAGTACAGCAATCCCGGGACACTGGGAACTCTGCCCCTTGATCAGAAGGTTGCCACGGCGTGATGGCTGGCAGTTCGTAGGTCAACAGCGGGCTGATTCCGTCAGGCTCTTGTCACTCCGATGTATTTCATCCACGCCCGCAAACCGGAGTAGCGCGGCGGGCCCTACCCTAACGACGAGCGGTCGTTGTCTCGAACGGGGCCGTTGAGCCGCGGAAGCTGGACCGCAGTTGAGGCGGAGGCGTGTTCTCGCCCTCGCTCGGGTCTGGGTAGAACTGGGCGCAGTAGTATCTGAAGGGCATGATCTTGCCGTCGGACCGGCAGAGACGGGGACGCGATACGTACTGCTTGCGGCTCCAGATGACCACGTCCTGCAGGACGTCATCCCGCTGCTGGGCCGCCATGAACCTGTTGATCAAGGGCGCTCGCCAGCTCACAGGGAACAGTCCCAAGCCTATGATCCTCCGCCTGGGCTTCCGAATCTCCCGCGCCTGCGAGACCAGCGTGAGGTCTATGAGCTTGCCGTCGACCGGAGTCGCCAGCACCCACAGGCGCATGTCCATGCCGATCGAGTGCTCGCGGACCTCCACGTACGAGTAGCCCAGCCCATAAATATGGGCGTGGGCAGAGACGTCAAGAGTGAGGCTCGCGAACCTGGCGATGGTGCGAACCCTCTTGAAGTCGAATTGAGCCTCCAGCAGGTGGCCGTCCACAGACACTTCCTGGACGGGGTTCACGTTGTCGTAGCCGTGCACGTATCGCAGGTGGGCCATGTCCACAGAGTTCTCTGTAGTCTCCTGAGGGTGGCCCGGAAAGCGGAGGGTGTTGACCTTGAAGTCGCACCATCCGACCTGGTCAGGCGCCTTTTCGGGCAGACGCCACTGCGGCTCCCGTCCGCCTATTCCCCACCAGGCGAAGATCAGCCCGTTGATTTCGTGCGTCTCGAAGGTGCGCAGCTTGGCGGTCCTTGGCGCCTCGGCGTAGGGAGTGGCGACGCACTGGCCGGTGGTGTCGAACTCGTATCCGTGGAATGGGCAGATAAGCAGGCCGTCGCGTACGCAGCCCCCTGCCTCAGGTCCCAGGTCGGAGCCAAGGTGCGGGCAGACCGACTCGGCTACGCAGGCACGTCCGTTCCGGTCACACCAGATGACGACGTTCACGCCCATCCAGGTCTTCTGGACGAGCCCGGACTTCAGTACGGCCTGGCGGGTCGCGACGAAGTACCAACCCTCGGGAAATGGGGAGGGCAACGGAACATTAGCGGGCCCACTGCGCTGGGTTACCATAGTTCAGCACTCCCTGTGGGAATTTTGGGATTAATCGCAACCATTTAACGCAATTACACTTGTGTCTCAGTTAGCATTATAATAGAAATCGTATCCTTTCCTCGCCCTGTAAGCTGTGATTCACAAATATAGGTTAATTTATGTGGTATAGTTATACCATTAACGTCAATGAGGGGCAAGGTAAATGACTATCACAAAGGATGCTGTTAAGACCCAGGTGCTAAGCCTGCCGGAAGAACTCATCCTGATGCTTCTAAACGAGGAGAGCGGCTACTTTTATCAGGTACCCGGCTGGGACCTGAACTGTGCCGTGGTCGGCGCCGTTCTCGCGGAACTCTCGATCGAGTCCCGCATCGACACCGACAGGGACTCGCTGTTCGTTCTGGACGACACTGAGACGGGCAACTCCACGCTGGACCCCATCCTGAAGGAGATCGCGAGCGAGCCCGCTCAGCACAACGCCCAGTACTGGATCGAACGGCTCTCTCATTATGCGGAGTCGATTATCGATCAGACCCTGGACCGCCTCGTCCGCCTGAATATCCTGGAGTACCACGACGGCGATTTCTGGACGGTGGCTCCTAACGTGGAACAGACGGTACTGTTCGACGACGCCGAGGAAGGGACCAGGATACAGTTCGTCAAGACGCGCATCCGCAACGAGATCTACAACAACGAGATCCCCGACCCAAGAGACGTCATCATCATCTGTCTCATCAATACGTGCGACGTCTTTCGCTTCATGTTCAATCTCGATGAGCAGGCTGAGGAGCGCATCGAGTTCATCTGCAACATGGACCTGATAGGCCGGTCCATTGCCGCCGCGGTCTCCAACAATCTGGCCGGTCCGGTGCTTCGACACTCCCGTCTAAGTAAGAAGATCCCGACCGTCTCCCTGACGAAGATGCTGTTCAACCGGCACATCCGCACCGGAAACGTTCCCGCGCTCTTTGCCGACCTCGCAAAAGAGTACGGCCCGGTGTTCCAGATCCGGCCTCCGTTTGCCGCGCCCATGATCATGCTGGCCGGGCCTGAGACAAACCGCTGGGTGCACCGGCGTGGACGCCTGCACCTGAGGTCCAGGGACTACTTCGCCGACTTCGAGAAAGTGTATGGCGCGTCCGGAGTATTGCCTTCCATGGATGGCGCCGATCATTTCCGGCTCCGCAAGTCACTGTCGCCGGCGTACTCTCGCGGAAGACTCATGGGTCAGCTGGACGAACTCTACCATCAAACGCGGAAGTATATGGCGGACTGGGAAGTTGGAGAGTTCTATCCTGCGACGACCATGTGCCGGCGAATGATTAACGCGCAACTCTCCGCGCTCTTTGTCAGCGTTGATTCTCAGGATATCTTTGATGATCTGACGACGTACAAGGAACGGGCGCTCATGACTCACATCATGAAGATACTGCCCAAATTCATGCTTAAGACGCCGGGCATGAGACGCCGCGCGAACACCGTCGATGAGCTCCTCGAACGGATCCAGAGCGTACATACGCCTGCCCAGCGGGCTGACAGTCCCCGGGATCTTGCCGACGACCTTCTCAGCCTGCACGCGAGCGACCCCCAGTTTGTACCGGAGTCCAATCTGCGCTTCGCTCTTTCGGCAGCGCTGATTGCCAGCGTATACCTCGGCGACGCGTTCAGCTTCGCCATGTATGCCATGGTATCGCAGCCAGAGATCTACGCCAGGATCCAGAGTGAAGCCGACGCGCTGTTCGACAACGGTGATCCGGATGCCATGGACTTCAACCCGGCCTCAATCGACGTCACACACCGCTTCCTCATGGAGTGCCTGCGTATGTACCCGATTGTTCCGATGTCTCTCCGGAACGTGATGAATTCGTGTGTGGTCGAGGGCTATGAGCTACCGCTGGGATCGCGGCTTTACATTGCCCAGACAGCTTCACACTACATGGACGACGTCTTTCCCGACCCCTTCAAATTCGATATCGATCGCTATTTGCCCCCGCGCAATGAGCACCACAGTCCGGGGTTCGCGCCTTACGGGCTGGGCACGCACACGTGTCTTGGCTCCCGGTGGATGGAGCTGCAGCTGGCCGTCAATGTGCTTATGGTCGCGCACTACTTCAATATCAAGGTGTTCCCACCGAACTACAACCTGAAGTTCAGCCCGCTGCCGTCGATGAAGCCGAGTAAGAACCTGAAGTTCGACATAGTCGAGCGGAGGCGCGAGTTGAACGTCTGACGCACCTTGGGATCGCCCGGCAGACTGCGAACGAGAGGACTTAGAGGGGTTTGCGAGCCAGGAAACAGTACAACGGCGTGAAGATCCCGGCTCTGCCGCCTGCGACGTAGGCGTTGGCGGTACGGTCCATTAGTCTGATGACGTCCGCGGACCCATTCGGGAACACTCCCAACACCTCTGCCAACCTGGATGCACCGATGAACAGCTTGCGGCCTAGCGGCACCCTGTACAGGGTGCTGCTTGGCGTTCCATGCTGGGTTTCCATGGGCTGATACCACGGCGTGGTCGGACCGCTCTCCTCGACAGCCAGATCCCTCCCCTCGATGACCTGAAATCCCGCCGTTTCGAGGTCTCGGTTCACCTCATCCATAGTCGCGATCTCCTTGAGCGCGATGCCGTGCATTAAGTCCTGTTT
Protein-coding sequences here:
- a CDS encoding Gfo/Idh/MocA family oxidoreductase, which translates into the protein MTSQQPIRLGLIGANIHQGWSPRAHLPALEAHSQFELAAVCTTRRESADEAKAAFNAGSAWDDYNKMLADADIDAATISLRVPSHYEPTMASLRAGKHTFTEWPLGRTTAEAIEMAEFARQQGVRTAVGVQARANPAIIHLRNLVADGFVGRVMTCHVRLMREGVLSRVSGRTWQRDVELGANTLTIACGHTIDAMCSVVGEFADVAAVVSTQATTWHETDTGKDLPVTSPDNILVSGNLQSGAVASVQVGNTAWAGSGYLMEVYGEEGTLVADSPDSPQLQDVRIRGARGGSNDLEDLTPPTELYPAPEIPDGSPYNVGQLYSQFAASIHGTASAVPAVPDFDHAVGLHRLIDAIQQSSDEGRRVTVA
- a CDS encoding acyl-CoA dehydrogenase family protein, whose product is MSDTRDNATDGADGILGEDLIGSAHSLLPEIRGMVDEIDDARQLPDRLVTRLADAGFFRMLLGRELGGLEADPLTAAQVVETLSTVSPSVGWVVMIVASTNFWTARVLPDEAVTEIFTPGVPINVVGNLVPHGQALRVDGGWRVSGQWPMGSGCHQADWMASGGWLHDEQGPIMDGDVPGWRVFYTPIGDCHILDTWHSTGLRGTGSHDYTMDDVFVPDRMVSQHPLRAPNLRPNRHYTYSAMVVGAMASVALGGARGAVDSLIEILGGKQELPSSRPASTNFDKQGDLGAAEALVGSARAYLHDTLAQVWAKITTGEPLSSELRARFRLACTNAGTASVDAVDRVYRAGGTESIYVSSPVERLFRDVHTVAAHVAMRPATLADGGALLLGERPNMPGF
- a CDS encoding MFS transporter — encoded protein: MKDSQPGFYYGWVIVAVMAVSRAVTMGMGSLNFGLFIKPMGDQLGIGRADFGWAQTARQASSSVTSPVVGWLLDRYGARIMLSVAVTLTGVSMIGLAYISHAWQLIALFAIMGLVGLSGPGALVTSVPVLKWFVVDRGKAVAFMSLGVPFGALIFIPLTQFVINVAGWEMSWIVLAVIGIGVVVPLTGIFVRRQPEDIGLLPDGAVARDSEEGDSGAPGAASDEVSWTVSEAIRSTTLWRLVIVFSAVSLATSTVGLHRIPSFMDKGLDPTLISFATAFDAVCAGVSTFSFGMLVRYIPARYLGATGFMLLATASVLTIYANNILIVFVSMAVFGLGIGGMMFLQNFIWADYFGRDSVGSIRGLVNPINLVVGGLGAPIAGYIHDFTGTYDPAWWVGVALMVFAAILTIVTPAPTKPVASEGERVSPVP
- a CDS encoding carboxymuconolactone decarboxylase family protein translates to MSELDDRYERGQETRRMFGGGQISGGSAPAAWELAPDLERILGEALFGDIWRRPALTPVQREMITLSCLIVMNREVQLKRHLGNALNVGLTPEQLVELIIHDTWYGAAPAGIQALTICKEVFEERGIDFTPSRVHDTDEDPDSLFQRGEELRQRYMGTTSPTRANQPTQAERELGQITGEYYWGATWTRPGLDLASRCICTMACLAALGREGPLRSHIRAALNIGFTQDQIIEVFGHMTLYAGIPFARGAMDLANEIFTSG
- a CDS encoding Rieske 2Fe-2S domain-containing protein, whose protein sequence is MVTQRSGPANVPLPSPFPEGWYFVATRQAVLKSGLVQKTWMGVNVVIWCDRNGRACVAESVCPHLGSDLGPEAGGCVRDGLLICPFHGYEFDTTGQCVATPYAEAPRTAKLRTFETHEINGLIFAWWGIGGREPQWRLPEKAPDQVGWCDFKVNTLRFPGHPQETTENSVDMAHLRYVHGYDNVNPVQEVSVDGHLLEAQFDFKRVRTIARFASLTLDVSAHAHIYGLGYSYVEVREHSIGMDMRLWVLATPVDGKLIDLTLVSQAREIRKPRRRIIGLGLFPVSWRAPLINRFMAAQQRDDVLQDVVIWSRKQYVSRPRLCRSDGKIMPFRYYCAQFYPDPSEGENTPPPQLRSSFRGSTAPFETTTARR
- a CDS encoding cytochrome P450; the encoded protein is MTITKDAVKTQVLSLPEELILMLLNEESGYFYQVPGWDLNCAVVGAVLAELSIESRIDTDRDSLFVLDDTETGNSTLDPILKEIASEPAQHNAQYWIERLSHYAESIIDQTLDRLVRLNILEYHDGDFWTVAPNVEQTVLFDDAEEGTRIQFVKTRIRNEIYNNEIPDPRDVIIICLINTCDVFRFMFNLDEQAEERIEFICNMDLIGRSIAAAVSNNLAGPVLRHSRLSKKIPTVSLTKMLFNRHIRTGNVPALFADLAKEYGPVFQIRPPFAAPMIMLAGPETNRWVHRRGRLHLRSRDYFADFEKVYGASGVLPSMDGADHFRLRKSLSPAYSRGRLMGQLDELYHQTRKYMADWEVGEFYPATTMCRRMINAQLSALFVSVDSQDIFDDLTTYKERALMTHIMKILPKFMLKTPGMRRRANTVDELLERIQSVHTPAQRADSPRDLADDLLSLHASDPQFVPESNLRFALSAALIASVYLGDAFSFAMYAMVSQPEIYARIQSEADALFDNGDPDAMDFNPASIDVTHRFLMECLRMYPIVPMSLRNVMNSCVVEGYELPLGSRLYIAQTASHYMDDVFPDPFKFDIDRYLPPRNEHHSPGFAPYGLGTHTCLGSRWMELQLAVNVLMVAHYFNIKVFPPNYNLKFSPLPSMKPSKNLKFDIVERRRELNV